From Alteromonas sp. RKMC-009, one genomic window encodes:
- the aceE gene encoding pyruvate dehydrogenase (acetyl-transferring), homodimeric type — protein MTEMMHQDVDPQETQEWLESLESVLEEEGVERAHFLLESLIEKARRNGAHLPYDATTAYINTIPPGQEPTMPGDQTIEGKIRNALRWNALMMVLRGSKKDLELGGHISSFASSAMLYDVGFNHFYRAPNEKDGGDFVFYQGHVAPGIYSRAYIEGRLTEEQLDGFRQEVDGKGLSSYPHPKLMPDFWQFPTVSMGLGPMQAIYLARFLKYLTDRGIKDCSEQRVWCYMGDGECDEPESLGAIGLAAREGLDNLTFVINCNLQRLDGPVRGNGKIIQELEGTFRGAGWEVIKVIWGRYWDPLLARDTSGKLLDLMNETIDGEYQNCKAKGGAYTREKFFGKYPELKEMVSNMSDEDIWRLNRGGHDPVKVYAAYDRATKTKGRPQVILAKTVKGYGMGASGEGKNIAHQVKKMDKEAVKQYRDRFNIPVSDEALADLPYYKFDEDSEEMKYLRARREALHGYMPVRRAKATEDLPAPALKAFEAITKGSGDREISTTMAFVRVLTALLKDKQIGKRIVPIIPDEARTFGMEGLFRQVGIYSSQGQKYEPQDSDQVAYYREDKKGQVLQEGINELGAMASWLAAGTSYSTNDLPMVPFYIYYSMFGFQRVGDLAWAAGDSRTRGFLVGGTAGRTTLNGEGLQHQDGHSHTQAALIPNCVSYDPTYGYEVAVIVQDGLRRMLEDQEDVFYYLTVMNENYKQPEMPKGVEEGIVKGIYKLDTVGSSDKKVKLLSSGTILEQVREAAAKLASDYGVEAEVYSVTSFNELARDGQDCDRHNMLHPEATAKVPYITEVLSEGNDGPTITATDYIKNYGEQVRDFVPGAYRVLGTDGFGRSDSRANLRRHFEVDAAYVTYAALYELYKAGSVDAKTLSKAMTDLGIDAEKVNPLYA, from the coding sequence ATGACTGAAATGATGCACCAAGATGTGGATCCACAAGAAACACAAGAATGGCTGGAGTCGTTAGAGTCAGTATTAGAAGAAGAAGGCGTTGAAAGAGCGCACTTTTTATTAGAATCACTGATTGAGAAAGCACGCAGAAATGGTGCCCACTTGCCGTACGACGCAACCACGGCTTACATCAACACGATTCCACCTGGGCAAGAACCTACCATGCCTGGTGACCAGACTATTGAAGGCAAAATCCGTAACGCCCTGCGTTGGAATGCCCTGATGATGGTTCTGCGTGGTTCTAAGAAAGACTTAGAGCTGGGCGGTCACATTTCAAGCTTTGCATCTTCTGCAATGCTGTACGATGTGGGCTTCAACCACTTCTACCGTGCACCAAATGAAAAAGATGGCGGCGACTTCGTATTCTATCAGGGCCACGTGGCACCCGGTATCTACAGCCGTGCATACATTGAAGGTCGTCTGACCGAAGAACAACTGGATGGTTTCCGTCAGGAAGTAGACGGCAAAGGTCTGTCTTCTTACCCGCACCCTAAATTAATGCCTGATTTCTGGCAGTTCCCGACTGTATCTATGGGCTTAGGTCCAATGCAGGCGATTTATCTTGCCCGTTTCCTTAAGTACCTGACTGACCGTGGTATCAAAGACTGCTCAGAACAGCGCGTATGGTGCTACATGGGTGACGGTGAGTGTGATGAGCCGGAAAGCTTGGGTGCTATCGGTCTGGCTGCCCGCGAAGGCCTGGACAACCTGACATTCGTTATCAACTGTAACCTGCAGCGTCTTGACGGCCCTGTACGTGGTAACGGCAAAATCATTCAGGAACTGGAAGGTACATTCCGCGGCGCAGGCTGGGAAGTGATCAAAGTTATCTGGGGTCGCTACTGGGATCCACTGTTAGCCCGCGATACTTCAGGCAAGCTGCTTGACCTGATGAACGAAACTATCGACGGTGAATACCAGAACTGTAAAGCCAAAGGCGGCGCGTACACCCGTGAGAAGTTCTTCGGTAAGTACCCTGAACTGAAAGAAATGGTTTCTAACATGTCAGATGAAGACATCTGGCGTCTGAACCGTGGTGGTCACGATCCGGTTAAAGTTTATGCGGCATACGATCGCGCAACCAAGACTAAAGGTCGTCCACAGGTAATCCTTGCTAAAACCGTTAAAGGTTACGGCATGGGGGCATCCGGTGAAGGTAAGAACATTGCCCACCAGGTTAAGAAAATGGACAAAGAAGCGGTTAAGCAGTATCGCGATCGTTTCAACATCCCTGTATCTGACGAAGCATTAGCTGATTTGCCTTACTACAAGTTCGACGAAGACAGCGAAGAGATGAAATATCTGCGCGCACGTCGTGAAGCCCTGCATGGCTATATGCCGGTTCGTCGCGCTAAAGCAACTGAAGACTTGCCAGCGCCTGCTCTGAAAGCGTTCGAGGCCATCACTAAAGGTTCCGGCGACCGTGAAATCTCTACCACTATGGCGTTCGTACGTGTACTGACTGCACTGCTTAAAGACAAGCAAATCGGTAAGCGCATCGTACCTATCATCCCTGATGAAGCCCGTACTTTCGGTATGGAAGGTTTGTTCCGTCAGGTAGGTATCTACTCTTCACAAGGTCAGAAATACGAGCCACAGGATTCTGATCAGGTTGCTTACTACCGTGAAGACAAGAAAGGTCAGGTACTGCAGGAAGGTATCAACGAACTGGGTGCGATGGCATCGTGGTTAGCAGCAGGTACGTCTTACAGCACCAACGACCTGCCAATGGTGCCGTTCTACATCTACTACTCAATGTTTGGTTTCCAGCGTGTTGGCGACCTGGCATGGGCAGCCGGTGATTCACGTACCCGTGGTTTCCTGGTTGGTGGTACTGCTGGTCGTACAACGCTGAACGGCGAAGGTTTGCAGCACCAGGACGGTCACTCTCATACTCAGGCGGCATTAATCCCGAACTGTGTGAGCTACGACCCGACTTACGGTTATGAAGTGGCTGTTATCGTACAAGACGGTTTACGTCGCATGCTGGAAGATCAGGAAGACGTGTTCTACTACCTGACAGTCATGAACGAAAACTACAAGCAGCCTGAAATGCCTAAGGGTGTTGAAGAAGGTATCGTTAAAGGTATCTACAAGCTGGATACAGTAGGCAGCAGCGATAAGAAAGTGAAACTGCTGAGCTCTGGTACCATCCTTGAGCAGGTACGTGAAGCGGCTGCGAAACTGGCGTCTGACTACGGCGTAGAAGCAGAAGTTTACAGCGTAACGTCGTTCAACGAACTGGCACGCGATGGTCAGGATTGTGACCGTCACAACATGCTGCACCCTGAAGCGACAGCGAAAGTACCTTACATCACTGAAGTACTCAGCGAAGGTAACGACGGTCCGACTATCACTGCAACTGACTACATCAAGAACTACGGCGAGCAGGTACGTGATTTCGTACCGGGCGCATACCGTGTACTGGGTACTGATGGTTTCGGTCGTTCTGACAGCCGCGCGAATCTGCGTCGTCACTTCGAAGTTGACGCTGCATACGTGACTTACGCTGCGCTGTACGAACTTTACAAGGCGGGTTCTGTTGATGCCAAGACACTGTCAAAAGCAATGACGGATCTGGGTATTGATGCCGAGAAAGTTAACCCACTTTACGCATAA
- a CDS encoding GntR family transcriptional regulator, whose product MRHGRKKLSDVITEQLESMILDGTLLAGQQLPPERELATQFDVSRPSLREAIGNLQARGLVERKQGGGTFVSRNLNAAMTDPLMALISRRPETQFDLLEFRHALEGMAAYYAALRGQPEDYQALQAALDNLPVPAPGESKRALAEAVGEFYMVMARASHNMVLLHVMSTMQTMLVENIERNFEMFALHQNDEIDINAEVRRQRKEILAAIASRDPEAARQACNAHLALIEKTLLAINQRDSRVQRALRRLEI is encoded by the coding sequence ATGCGCCACGGTCGGAAAAAATTATCAGATGTCATCACTGAACAGCTCGAATCAATGATTCTTGATGGCACACTGCTGGCCGGACAACAACTACCTCCTGAACGCGAACTGGCAACCCAGTTTGATGTTTCCCGTCCTTCGCTCCGTGAAGCAATTGGCAACCTGCAGGCCCGTGGTCTGGTTGAGCGCAAGCAGGGAGGCGGCACCTTTGTCAGCCGTAACCTTAATGCGGCAATGACCGACCCGTTAATGGCGCTTATCAGTCGTCGTCCGGAAACGCAGTTCGATCTACTTGAATTTCGTCATGCGCTGGAAGGTATGGCTGCCTATTACGCAGCGCTGCGGGGCCAGCCTGAAGATTATCAGGCACTGCAGGCCGCGCTGGATAACTTGCCGGTACCCGCTCCCGGGGAAAGTAAACGTGCTCTGGCAGAAGCGGTCGGTGAATTTTATATGGTGATGGCGCGCGCCTCCCATAACATGGTGTTGTTACATGTAATGAGCACCATGCAGACCATGCTGGTCGAGAATATTGAACGTAACTTCGAAATGTTTGCCTTACATCAGAATGATGAAATAGACATTAACGCCGAAGTCAGACGTCAGCGTAAGGAAATTCTGGCTGCTATCGCATCCCGCGACCCGGAAGCAGCAAGACAGGCGTGTAACGCCCACCTTGCGTTAATTGAGAAAACGCTTCTGGCGATTAACCAGCGTGACAGCCGAGTGCAACGCGCGTTAAGACGCCTGGAGATTTAA
- the ampE gene encoding regulatory signaling modulator protein AmpE, which translates to MILISLLLALAFDRMFLRNRYWQSPVFVNFCLRKMGISGDDTQASRKIWLYLLIPAVLLGLTETYIFGGFLTFVVQTAVLFLALGCTNFRRIYKSWLQAAQREDREACDLYEKELHLGLLGKEDNEPEPDDGTRMQQLLLLANFRYYGAVMLFFIFFGAPGALFYMFVREAHHYYRGKHMEAALTTGQLLFALEWLPARAVTLGFLVVGHFSRATSVWLEKLTNVSEGTPAVLWSVARQAEIIEAGDSATCSRMTACAHVQAGVKLAKRNIIFILVITSVLTITGWVA; encoded by the coding sequence GTGATTCTGATTAGTCTTTTACTGGCGCTGGCGTTTGACAGAATGTTCTTGCGGAACCGCTACTGGCAGTCACCGGTTTTTGTTAACTTCTGTTTGCGAAAAATGGGCATAAGCGGCGACGATACACAGGCATCCCGCAAAATCTGGCTGTACCTTCTTATACCGGCGGTGCTGTTAGGGCTGACAGAAACTTACATTTTCGGTGGCTTTCTGACATTTGTCGTTCAGACGGCGGTGCTGTTCCTTGCATTAGGGTGTACGAATTTTCGCCGGATTTATAAGTCCTGGCTTCAGGCTGCCCAGCGGGAAGACAGAGAAGCCTGTGATTTGTATGAAAAAGAACTACATCTCGGGTTGCTGGGTAAAGAAGACAATGAACCGGAGCCGGACGACGGCACACGCATGCAGCAATTACTTTTGCTGGCAAACTTTCGTTATTACGGCGCGGTAATGTTGTTCTTCATTTTCTTCGGCGCACCGGGCGCGTTGTTCTATATGTTTGTCCGTGAAGCTCACCATTATTACCGTGGCAAACACATGGAGGCAGCGCTGACCACAGGGCAGTTGCTCTTCGCACTGGAATGGTTACCAGCCCGTGCGGTGACATTGGGATTTTTGGTGGTGGGGCATTTCTCCCGCGCCACATCCGTCTGGCTTGAGAAACTGACAAATGTGTCTGAAGGCACGCCGGCTGTACTCTGGTCTGTAGCCCGTCAGGCTGAAATTATTGAAGCCGGAGACAGCGCTACCTGCAGCAGAATGACTGCGTGTGCACACGTTCAGGCAGGTGTAAAGCTGGCAAAAAGGAATATCATTTTTATCCTGGTGATCACATCTGTTCTCACCATTACCGGTTGGGTTGCCTGA
- the ampD gene encoding 1,6-anhydro-N-acetylmuramyl-L-alanine amidase AmpD — MDFIPDSQYTPSPFYDERPEDACISLLVIHNISLPAGQYGTGDIRRLFTGTIDINAHPSYSDLKNVKVSAHCVIYRDGQVEQFVPLSARAWHAGLSVFQGRNKCNDYAIGIEMEGCDNEPFTAEQYQALQRVTQFIIDTHPAITIGRITGHSDIAPGRKTDPGEYFDWCRLRTGLSFEATKQQ; from the coding sequence ATGGATTTTATCCCCGACAGTCAGTACACACCGTCACCGTTCTATGATGAGCGGCCGGAAGATGCCTGCATTTCATTGCTTGTCATCCATAATATTTCATTACCTGCCGGACAGTACGGTACAGGTGATATCCGCCGGTTGTTCACCGGTACCATTGATATCAATGCACATCCTTCCTATAGCGATCTTAAAAACGTAAAAGTATCTGCTCATTGTGTGATTTACCGTGACGGGCAGGTTGAACAGTTTGTGCCGCTATCGGCAAGAGCCTGGCATGCCGGGCTTTCTGTTTTTCAGGGGCGTAATAAATGTAACGACTACGCCATTGGTATTGAAATGGAAGGTTGTGATAACGAACCGTTCACTGCTGAGCAATATCAGGCATTACAACGGGTGACACAGTTTATTATCGACACCCATCCGGCCATCACCATCGGCAGAATTACCGGACACAGTGATATTGCACCCGGCCGTAAAACCGATCCGGGAGAGTATTTTGACTGGTGCCGGTTGCGCACAGGCTTGTCGTTTGAAGCGACAAAGCAGCAGTAA